One Paraburkholderia fungorum genomic region harbors:
- a CDS encoding RES family NAD+ phosphorylase, with protein sequence MGCSADQRRRRGGRVNRIGLNALYLALDVQTAVSEYEQISPLMPPGTLVSYRVTADPVVDFTGGFQGGVWSPVWEEFYCEWRGCWFNQRIEPPSWIIADEVVTAGAKGSLFRSRLSAEGVNLVMYVDDLTPADRIDVHDPQSSLPRDQSSWT encoded by the coding sequence GTGGGCTGTAGCGCCGACCAGCGGCGCCGGCGCGGCGGTCGCGTCAACCGCATCGGACTGAACGCGCTCTACCTAGCCCTGGACGTCCAGACTGCGGTATCGGAATACGAGCAGATTTCCCCATTGATGCCACCCGGGACGCTCGTCAGCTACCGAGTTACTGCCGATCCGGTCGTTGATTTCACAGGTGGCTTTCAGGGCGGCGTCTGGTCGCCCGTGTGGGAAGAGTTCTATTGCGAGTGGCGCGGCTGTTGGTTTAACCAGCGCATCGAACCGCCAAGCTGGATCATCGCTGATGAAGTCGTCACCGCTGGGGCAAAAGGCAGCCTGTTCCGGTCTCGCCTGTCCGCCGAAGGGGTCAACCTAGTCATGTATGTCGACGACCTGACCCCTGCGGACCGGATTGACGTCCACGATCCCCAAAGTTCGCTTCCCAGGGATCAATCGTCATGGACATAG